The nucleotide sequence GAGCCATACTGGGACTTTcaatgccatttttgagGCCCTCGCTAACGGCTCTCATTGTGTTGCATCTCGTGCTGATCAAAAGTAAGGGGGAAGCGCATCCACCGCGTGATGCCACACCACTTTTTAGCAAGTTCACATCCCTTAGCACCATgtcatacgtacacatatcCCATGCGCAAATAACAATTTAGACATGATTCGTTTTCTGCTATACGAATACGCAATTGGACATAATCAACTTAATGCCAGTGGAAATAGCCCCCTCATGTGGGTCATACATAATAAGCATTGTGAAGCTGTAAAGGAAGTGCTAGTTTTTGACTACCTTTTATATATCAAAGAATATACCacagtggaaagaaaaaataaaagaactgtatgaacatatgaggaaagattttttgcaaattttcctCGTGAAGGACTGATATTAGTTAAGTGCCcatgtcaaaaataaaataaactcgatgaattttttcagtAGCATTTTCTCTGACGATCATGATGGCAGATTTGGGCAATAGAGACAGTAGGCAGGGTGTCGAAAGTGCTACTTTAAACGGCTAGAGAGGGACTTGGGGGAAGCAAATTCGCCTGTACAAGGAATTCAACAAAATCGACCtactgaagaaaaacgaattcgACAAGAGCATTCTGTC is from Plasmodium cynomolgi strain B DNA, scaffold: 0262, whole genome shotgun sequence and encodes:
- a CDS encoding hypothetical protein (putative) — its product is MIRFLLYEYAIGHNQLNASGNSPLMWVIHNKHCEAVKEVLVFDYLLYIKEYTTVERKNKRTRGTWGKQIRLYKEFNKIDLLKKNEFDKSILSEAFKAQDENILHVVLSHECRVC